Proteins found in one Streptomyces sp. CB09001 genomic segment:
- the vanS-Sc gene encoding VanSc-type vancomycin resistance histidine kinase VanS — protein MDRRPGLSVRLKLTLSYAGFLMLAGALLLVAVGVFLVRQGWLITNEWGAVRATPGTIFLRSFAPTAAWVMAFLLVFGLVGGWLLAGRMLAPLDRITEATRTAATGSLSHRIRLPGRRDEYRELADAFDEMLARLEDHVAEQRRFAANASHELRTPLAVSKAILDVARTDPHQDPGEIIDRLHAVNTRAIDLTEALLLLSRAGQRSFTREQVDLSLLAEEATETLLPFAEKHGVTLETSGDVTPALGSPALLLQLTTNLVHNAIVHNLPGRGRVWIHTTPGPHTTRLVVENTGDLISPRQASTLTEPFQRGTERVHTDHPGVGLGLAIVNTITEAHDGTLTLTPRPTGGLRVTVQLPAASAHTGR, from the coding sequence GTGGATAGGCGGCCCGGCCTGAGCGTCCGCCTGAAGCTCACCCTCAGCTACGCGGGATTCCTCATGCTCGCGGGTGCTCTGCTGCTCGTAGCCGTGGGGGTGTTCCTCGTGCGACAGGGGTGGTTGATCACCAATGAATGGGGGGCGGTGAGAGCGACCCCGGGCACGATCTTCCTCCGCAGTTTCGCCCCGACGGCAGCCTGGGTCATGGCGTTCCTCCTGGTGTTCGGCCTCGTGGGCGGATGGCTCCTCGCCGGACGCATGCTCGCTCCCCTGGACCGGATCACCGAAGCCACCCGCACGGCCGCGACCGGGTCCCTCTCCCACCGCATCCGGCTGCCGGGTCGCAGGGACGAATACCGCGAATTGGCCGACGCCTTCGACGAGATGCTCGCCCGCCTAGAAGACCACGTGGCCGAACAGCGGCGCTTCGCGGCCAACGCCTCGCACGAGCTGCGCACCCCGCTGGCCGTCTCGAAGGCCATACTCGACGTGGCCCGCACCGACCCGCACCAGGACCCCGGCGAGATCATCGACCGCCTCCACGCCGTGAACACCAGGGCGATCGACCTCACGGAGGCCCTGCTCCTGCTCAGCCGCGCTGGCCAGCGCTCCTTCACCCGGGAACAGGTCGACCTGTCCCTCCTCGCGGAGGAAGCCACCGAGACCCTGCTCCCCTTCGCGGAGAAGCACGGCGTCACCCTCGAAACCAGCGGCGACGTGACCCCCGCCCTCGGATCACCGGCCCTCCTCCTTCAACTCACCACGAACCTCGTCCACAACGCGATCGTCCACAACCTCCCCGGCCGGGGCAGAGTCTGGATCCACACCACCCCCGGCCCTCACACCACGCGGCTCGTCGTCGAGAACACCGGCGACCTGATCAGCCCCCGCCAGGCCTCGACCCTCACGGAACCATTCCAACGCGGCACGGAACGCGTACACACCGACCACCCGGGCGTCGGCCTCGGCCTGGCCATCGTCAACACCATCACCGAGGCCCACGACGGCACCCTCACCCTCACACCACGCCCCACCGGCGGCCTCCGCGTCACGGTGCAACTACCGGCGGCCTCGGCGCACACCGGCAGGTGA